A single Miscanthus floridulus cultivar M001 unplaced genomic scaffold, ASM1932011v1 os_1471, whole genome shotgun sequence DNA region contains:
- the LOC136534079 gene encoding uncharacterized protein: protein MANGGIKIKVAVDKARNRVLFADACSAFVEVLLSFLTLPLSAVRLVAGPSSPGCLSTLCQGVSCLSESKLLRFDACQRHASPSSRIDSGTIDHRFERIEVCIGWTEKTEVRTTVKLDIPPNYIQHPTDEETDASPQFSIKVFYDRHEKKVMYAECKHEFVDLLLSFLVYPVACVTKNLAGTSHLGCSLDNLYGSAMVVMKHWCNNGKDRLLEMDIEISKQEAVDLLRAALTSKTARTDVFKSKLEDKCKLSPRPQQNHFQIFVKLHTGKTITLDVENGDTIATVKHKLDEKAGLQLPAGYPYQLVYGNRLPDSSTIADCKHWQGIHHPFCSLHGWWKLI, encoded by the exons ATGGCCAACGGCGGCATCAAAATCAAGGTCGCCGTGGACAAGGCGCGGAACCGCGTCCTATTCGCCGATGCTTGCTCCGCCTTTGTCGAAGTGCTGCTCAGCTTCCTGACGCTGCCACTCTCCGCCGTGCGGCTCGTCGCGGGCCCATCGTCGCCCGGCTGCCTCTCGACGCTCTGCCAGGGCGTGAGCTGCCTCAGTGAAAGCAAGCTGCTGAGGTTCGACGCGTGCCAACGACATGCTTCTCCATCCTCG AGAATCGATTCTGGCACGATTGACCACAGATTTGAGCGGATTGAAGTGTGTATAGGCTGGACGGAG AAAACTGAAGTTCGCACGACAGTAAAGTTGGACATTCCTCCAAATTATATTCAGCATCCGACCGATGAAGAAACTGATGCTTCACCACAGTTTAGCATCAAGGTGTTCTACGACAGGCACGAAAAGAAAGTCATGTACGCTGAATGCAAGCATGAGTTTGTGGACCTGCTCCTCAGTTTCTTGGTTTACCCAGTGGCTTGTGTGACCAAGAACCTTGCAGGAACTTCTCATCTCGGATGCAGTTTGGACAATCTCTACGGCAGT GCAATGGTGGTTATGAAGCACTGGTGTAATAACGGAAAAGATAGGTTGTTGGAGATGGACATTGAAATCAGTAAGCAAGAG GCTGTCGATCTGCTGAGAGCAGCCTTGACTTCCAAGACGGCTCGGACGGACGTTTTCAAGAGCAAGCTGGAGGATAAGTGCAAACTTTCGCCAAGGCCCCAGCAAAACCATTTTCAGATCTTTGTGAAGCTGCACACGGGTAAGACTATAACACTGGATGTTGAGAATGGTGACACCATTGCCACTGTGAAGCACAAGCTCGATGAGAAAGCAGGACTACAACTTCCAGCGGGCTATCCATATCAGTTGGTATACGGGAACAGGCTTCCGGACTCGAGCACGATTGCGGATTGCAAACATTGGCAAGGGATCCACCATCCATTTTGCAGTTTACATGGGTGGTGGAAATTGATTTGA